The genome window GACTTGATGTAGTCTTTACAATGAGACCCTTCGCAGGGCTCAGGGTTTCGGCACCCATATCTTACCTTTATCAATGATATGTATTATCTCCCATCCCTTTTTATGCATTGCCCTCGCAATATATCGCCTGTGACACTTCCATGGAAATCGCTCGGCGCATATTACTGCTGAGACCTTTGTTGTGGCAATCGTCTCTAAGAGGATTGTTCCTTTTGCAAAATCTTCTGTGAGTGTATATGCCTGATAGCCGCCCTTTCTGAATCCTCCCAATTCTTTGCCTAAATGATAATACTCCAGGCCATTATTTTTGAGGAGACTCTCAAGATTTTCTTTCCGGAAATATTCGAGTTTGCTCACCGGAAAACTCCTTACATCAATGACAGCCTCTATCCCATAGGAATTAAGTATTTCAATGAAATCCTCTTCAGAACGGCGGCTCGTGCCGAGGGTGTAAAGTCTTCTTGCCTCCATCAGACTGAGATAATAGCATAATAACAGGTGAGAAATGAGGTAATTATGAAAAACACCCTTGACATCAGCCAGGAGCGAAGGGCTTGAAAATCCTTATGCAAAGAACCACCCTGCCACCTCCTTTCCGCAGGAATTGCATCTGTCTGATTTCAAGTTTGTTTTCACCACATCGAATCCCTTCCTGTTTATAACAGCACCGCTACAGTTAGGGCAGTATGTATCTCCGCCAGGATGTCCCGGTATGTTCGTCACATATACATATCTAAGCCCTTCGTCCAGAGCAATATTTCTTGCGTCCTCCAGCGATGTTATCGGTGTC of Nitrospirota bacterium contains these proteins:
- a CDS encoding DUF488 domain-containing protein; protein product: MEARRLYTLGTSRRSEEDFIEILNSYGIEAVIDVRSFPVSKLEYFRKENLESLLKNNGLEYYHLGKELGGFRKGGYQAYTLTEDFAKGTILLETIATTKVSAVICAERFPWKCHRRYIARAMHKKGWEIIHIIDKGKIWVPKP